The genomic segment TTTGTTGCACTGGGATACCTTCCTCGCCATCACGACCGTTCTGAGACTCCGTTCGGCAGCATTGTTCGTCGGTGGAATCTCCGGATCCGAGAGGAACAGCAGCACCCTCCCGCGAAGATGCTGTTCGAGGATGCCGAGGCGGAGTCGCTCATTCGCTTTGGTTTTCAAGGGTGCACGGCTGAGCAACTTCTCCAAGCGCAGGGTGAGCGCCTCACCCTGCTGCCGGTATTCCTCGCGCGTACACAGTCCGTCGTGATAACCCTGGTAGAGCTTGATCCCGTCGCGGAAGAGCTGAGCCAGTCGAATGCCGTACGCGTGTCCTCGGCCGGGTCGCTTCTGTTCTCCGACAACGATCTCGTCCGCATTACGGATGAGATGTGCGAGGCACTTTTGCTGCCGAACCTGGTCTAGCATCTTGCTGTCATAGACCTTGAAGCGGTCGCAGACCAGGACACCCTGGAACGCATCGCCCAGGACGGATCGCAGCTCAACGTTGGTGTGCTGGGGGTTGGCAGTGAACAGTACCGTCTGAGCAGAACGGAACGTGCTGACCCAGGCTTGATCGGCATTGATCCGCCAGCTGGTGTCATCATGATGAACATACGCGGCCGCGCGGAGGTCAGCTTCTAGCAGCTGGATGTGGGCAGCAAGAGGACTTCCCTCTGCGGCCAGCCGTTGGGCGCTTTGCGTCACGGTGCCCTGCGTGATACGAATGCCGGTGGTCAGCTGCAATACCC from the Deinococcus ruber genome contains:
- a CDS encoding IS66 family transposase produces the protein MAGTLKEQDLLEIIRQQAQQFERLEAEYLALKAENARLKKRIEELERKNRKYAAPHSRGTRKADPKPSGRRVGEGEFTYKRAPIPQQITETVEVGVPNICSACGFSGALVFKRLDKAWMTELAAERAQQLTEYHVPVMVCPACGGTVRGLHADLAADQYGATAHRCGVRLKATLQVLHHEVGLPQRRLARVLQLTTGIRITQGTVTQSAQRLAAEGSPLAAHIQLLEADLRAAAYVHHDDTSWRINADQAWVSTFRSAQTVLFTANPQHTNVELRSVLGDAFQGVLVCDRFKVYDSKMLDQVRQQKCLAHLIRNADEIVVGEQKRPGRGHAYGIRLAQLFRDGIKLYQGYHDGLCTREEYRQQGEALTLRLEKLLSRAPLKTKANERLRLGILEQHLRGRVLLFLSDPEIPPTNNAAERSLRTVVMARKVSQCNKKAMTYMRIKSTVETARLREQDPVHALMAFRC